A section of the Prionailurus bengalensis isolate Pbe53 chromosome C2, Fcat_Pben_1.1_paternal_pri, whole genome shotgun sequence genome encodes:
- the LOC122492319 gene encoding keratin-associated protein 13-1-like, protein MPYSCCSGNVASQSLGGYLRYPSSSCGSSSPSNLVYRTDLCSPSTCQLGSSLYSGCQETCCEPTSCQTSCVVSSPCQTSCTLPRTSTFCSPCWTAYPGSVDCGSRSCHSLGCGSRSCYSLGCGSSGFRPLGYGVCGFPSLSYGSSFCRPTYFSSRSCQSSCYRPTCGSGFCTSTC, encoded by the coding sequence ATGCCCTACAGCTGCTGTTCTGGAAACGTCGCCTCCCAGTCCCTTGGGGGCTACCTGCGCTACCCAAGCTCCTCCTGTGGCTCTTCTTCCCCCAGCAACCTGGTCTACCGCACTGACCTCTGCTCTCCCAGCACCTGCCAGCTGGGCTCCTCCCTCTACAGCGGCTGTCAGGAGACCTGCTGTGAGCCCACCAGCTGCCAGACGTCCTGCGTGGTGTCCAGCCCCTGCCAGACGTCCTGCACCCTCCCGAGGACCTCCACGTTCTGCAGCCCCTGCTGGACTGCTTACCCTGGGTCTGTGGACTGTGGATCCAGAAGCTGCCATTCCCTGGGCTGTGGATCCAGAAGCTGCTACTCTCTGGGCTGTGGATCCAGTGGCTTCAGACCCCTGGGTTATGGAGTCTGTGGTTTCCCTTCCCTGAGCTATGGATCCAGTTTCTGCCGCCCAACCTACTTCTCCTCCAGGAGCTGTCAGTCATCATGTTACAGACCAACCTGTGGATCTGGGTTCTGTACATCCACTTGTTAA
- the LOC122492320 gene encoding keratin-associated protein 13-1-like, with amino-acid sequence MSYSCCSGNVASQSLGGYLRYPSSSCGSSSPSNLVYRTDLCSPSTCQLGSSFYSGCQETSCEPTSCQTSCVVSSPCQTSCSLPRTSTFCSPCQTTYSGSVGCGSRSCYSLGCGSSGFRPMACRVQGFPSMSYGSQFCHPSFLTSRTYQSSCYKPMCRSGFY; translated from the coding sequence ATGTCCTACAGCTGCTGTTCTGGAAACGTCGCCTCCCAGTCCCTTGGGGGCTACCTGCGCTACCCAAGCTCCTCCTGTGGCTCTTCTTCCCCCAGCAACCTGGTCTACCGCACTGACCTCTGCTCTCCCAGCACCTGCCAGCTGGGCTCCTCCTTCTACAGCGGCTGTCAGGAGACCTCCTGTGAGCCCACCAGCTGCCAGACGTCCTGCGTGGTGTCCAGCCCCTGCCAGACGTCCTGCTCCCTCCCGAGGACCTCCACGTTCTGCAGTCCCTGCCAGACGACTTATTCTGGGTCTGTGGGCTGTGGGTCCAGAAGCTGCTATTCTCTGGGCTGTGGATCCAGTGGCTTCAGACCCATGGCTTGCAGAGTCCAAGGTTTCCCTTCCATGAGCTATGGATCTCAGTTCTGTCACCCATCCTTCTTGACTTCTAGGACCTACCAGTCTTCTTGTTACAAACCAATGTGTAGATCTGGCTTCTACTGA